From one Rhizobium rosettiformans genomic stretch:
- a CDS encoding GNAT family N-acetyltransferase produces MTRSVFRFLSRQPDMPEIASEHHLLRLPRFRDFEQWHQLRKESRAFLQPWEPSWRTDELTERAFRQRVLRNEQEFHSGMAVPFFVFDRAENTLLGGLTIGLIRRGAAQSCMIGYWMGERHAGQGHMFAALQLAIPYIFGPLELHRIEAACIPDNVNSLRLLEKAGFEREGLLRDYLKINGEWRDHLLYSRIGGHKARNGKTPS; encoded by the coding sequence ATGACGCGCTCTGTGTTTCGGTTTCTGTCCCGGCAGCCGGATATGCCGGAGATTGCCAGCGAACATCATCTCCTTCGCCTGCCCCGCTTCCGCGATTTCGAGCAATGGCACCAGCTGCGCAAAGAGAGCCGCGCCTTCCTGCAGCCATGGGAGCCGTCCTGGCGCACTGATGAACTGACCGAGCGCGCGTTTCGGCAGCGTGTCCTGCGTAATGAACAGGAATTTCACTCCGGCATGGCTGTGCCCTTCTTTGTCTTCGATCGGGCCGAGAACACCTTGCTGGGCGGGCTTACCATCGGTCTCATCCGCCGCGGAGCGGCACAAAGCTGCATGATCGGCTACTGGATGGGCGAACGTCATGCCGGCCAGGGCCACATGTTTGCCGCACTTCAACTGGCTATTCCCTACATCTTCGGGCCACTCGAGTTGCACCGTATCGAAGCAGCCTGTATTCCGGACAACGTCAACAGCCTGAGGCTACTCGAAAAAGCGGGATTTGAGCGGGAAGGTCTTTTGCGCGATTATCTGAAAATCAACGGGGAATGGCGCGACCATCTGCTGTATTCCCGGATCGGCGGCCATAAGGCGCGGAACGGCAAGACGCCCTCATGA
- a CDS encoding M16 family metallopeptidase, with the protein MNVECTRLPSGLTVVTENMPHLESVALGTWIKSGSRNETEAEHGIAHLLEHMAFKGTNTRTARQIAEQIENVGGEVNAATSTETTSYYARVLKDNVPLAVDILADILTDSVFDEEELEREKHVILQEIGAADDTPDDVVFDRFSEQAYRGQTIGRSILGTPETVQSFSSDQIRAYLSRNYTTDRMFVVAAGKVDHDAFVKQVEQRFASLPTKPSATPVMDAAHYTGGESREERDLMDTQVLLGFEGKAYHMRDFYCSQILANILGGGMSSRLFQEVREIRGLCYSVYAFHWGFSDTGIFGIHAATGGENLPELVPVIIDELRKASDHIDQQEIERSRAQIRAQLLMGQESPAARAGQIARQMMLYGRTIPNQEMMERLAGITTERLTDLAGRLFFDTVPTLSAIGPMDHLVPLDDIKGALTTQPAGIRKAVG; encoded by the coding sequence ATGAATGTTGAGTGCACCCGGCTTCCATCGGGTTTGACTGTCGTAACCGAGAACATGCCCCATCTGGAAAGCGTGGCTCTCGGCACCTGGATCAAGTCCGGCTCGCGTAACGAGACCGAAGCCGAGCATGGCATTGCGCATCTGCTCGAGCACATGGCGTTCAAGGGTACGAATACGCGCACGGCCCGGCAGATCGCCGAGCAAATCGAGAATGTCGGCGGCGAAGTGAACGCCGCCACCTCGACGGAAACGACCTCCTATTATGCCCGCGTTCTGAAGGACAACGTGCCGCTCGCGGTCGATATTCTCGCCGACATCCTGACGGACAGCGTCTTCGACGAGGAGGAACTGGAGCGCGAGAAGCACGTCATCCTGCAGGAAATCGGCGCGGCCGACGATACGCCAGACGACGTGGTCTTCGACCGTTTCTCCGAACAGGCCTATCGCGGCCAGACGATCGGCCGCAGCATTCTCGGCACGCCAGAGACGGTGCAATCCTTCTCCAGCGACCAGATCCGCGCCTATCTGTCGCGCAATTACACGACCGACCGGATGTTCGTCGTGGCCGCCGGCAAGGTCGACCACGATGCCTTCGTCAAGCAGGTGGAGCAGCGTTTCGCCTCGCTGCCGACAAAGCCGTCTGCGACGCCGGTGATGGATGCCGCCCACTATACCGGTGGCGAGTCCCGCGAGGAACGCGACCTGATGGATACCCAGGTCCTGCTCGGTTTCGAGGGCAAGGCCTATCACATGCGCGATTTCTACTGCTCGCAGATCCTCGCAAACATTCTCGGCGGCGGCATGTCGTCCCGCCTCTTCCAGGAAGTGCGCGAGATCCGTGGCCTTTGCTATTCGGTCTATGCCTTCCACTGGGGCTTTTCCGATACCGGCATCTTCGGCATTCATGCCGCGACCGGCGGCGAGAACCTGCCGGAACTGGTGCCCGTGATCATCGACGAGCTGCGCAAGGCATCCGACCATATCGATCAGCAGGAAATCGAGCGCTCGCGGGCGCAGATCCGCGCCCAGCTTCTGATGGGCCAGGAGAGCCCGGCCGCTCGTGCCGGCCAGATCGCCCGGCAGATGATGCTCTACGGACGCACCATTCCGAACCAGGAAATGATGGAACGGCTTGCCGGCATCACCACCGAACGCCTGACCGACCTTGCCGGTCGCCTGTTCTTCGACACGGTTCCGACGCTGTCGGCCATCGGCCCGATGGACCACCTGGTTCCGCTCGACGATATCAAGGGCGCGCTGACCACACAGCCTGCCGGTATCCGCAAGGCCGTCGGCTAA
- the thrC gene encoding threonine synthase — MSDVEYVSTRGEAPSLGFCDALLAGLARDGGLYVPREWPQMSKKAIRGLRGKSYEDVAFEVLLPFTNGEIEPEVFRAMIDEAYATFKHPAVAPLVQTGPNSFVLELFHGTTLAFKDVAMQLIARLMDHVLEQRGERATIVGATSGDTGGAAIDAFAGRARTDIFILFPHGKVSPVQQRQMTSSKDENVHAIAVEGNFDDCQNLVKAMFNDVPFRDRVGLSGVNSINWARIMAQVVYYFTSAVALGAPDRKVSFTVPTGNFGDIFAGYVAKKMGLPIDKLVIATNDNDILARTLKTGRYEMKGVSATTSPSMDIQISSNFERLLFEAYGRDASAIRSSMEGLKQSGAFEIKPEALKFIRKDFRAGRATEKEVAKTIRAVLDETGYLLDPHTAVGVHVAKKFEKPQSPMVVLATAHPAKFPAAVKSASGIDPALPAWLADLMDREERFEVLPAELKAIESFVGKQARAVR; from the coding sequence ATGAGCGACGTGGAATATGTTTCGACCCGCGGCGAGGCCCCGAGCCTCGGCTTTTGTGACGCATTGCTGGCGGGCCTTGCCCGTGACGGCGGTCTCTACGTGCCGCGCGAATGGCCGCAGATGTCGAAAAAGGCGATCCGCGGCTTGCGTGGCAAGTCCTATGAGGACGTCGCCTTCGAGGTTCTGCTGCCCTTCACCAATGGCGAGATCGAGCCGGAGGTCTTCCGGGCGATGATCGACGAGGCTTACGCGACCTTCAAGCATCCGGCCGTGGCGCCGCTCGTGCAGACCGGGCCGAATTCCTTCGTGCTCGAACTCTTCCACGGCACGACGCTCGCCTTCAAGGACGTGGCGATGCAGCTGATAGCCCGGCTGATGGATCATGTTCTGGAACAGCGCGGCGAACGGGCGACGATCGTCGGCGCGACGTCGGGCGACACCGGTGGTGCTGCGATCGACGCCTTTGCCGGTCGCGCGCGCACCGACATCTTCATCCTCTTCCCCCACGGCAAGGTCTCTCCGGTGCAGCAGCGCCAGATGACCTCGTCGAAGGATGAAAACGTTCATGCCATCGCCGTCGAAGGCAATTTCGACGACTGCCAGAACCTGGTGAAGGCGATGTTCAACGACGTACCGTTTCGGGATCGCGTCGGTCTTTCCGGTGTCAACTCGATCAACTGGGCCCGCATCATGGCACAGGTGGTTTACTACTTCACCTCTGCAGTCGCGCTTGGCGCCCCCGATCGCAAGGTGTCGTTCACCGTGCCGACCGGCAATTTCGGTGACATCTTTGCCGGTTACGTCGCCAAGAAAATGGGCCTGCCGATCGACAAGCTTGTCATCGCGACCAACGACAACGACATTCTGGCGCGCACGCTGAAGACCGGTCGCTACGAAATGAAGGGCGTCTCCGCGACCACGTCGCCATCGATGGACATCCAGATTTCGTCGAACTTCGAGCGGCTGCTGTTCGAGGCCTATGGCCGCGATGCCTCTGCCATCCGTTCGTCGATGGAGGGGCTAAAGCAGTCCGGCGCTTTCGAGATCAAGCCGGAAGCTCTCAAGTTCATCCGCAAGGATTTCCGCGCAGGACGCGCGACTGAGAAGGAAGTGGCGAAGACGATCCGCGCCGTTCTCGACGAGACCGGCTACCTGCTCGATCCGCATACGGCCGTCGGCGTGCATGTCGCGAAAAAATTCGAAAAGCCGCAAAGCCCCATGGTGGTTCTGGCGACGGCACACCCGGCCAAGTTCCCCGCCGCAGTAAAATCGGCCTCCGGTATTGACCCCGCGCTTCCGGCGTGGCTTGCTGATCTGATGGACAGGGAGGAGCGCTTCGAAGTCCTGCCCGCGGAACTGAAAGCCATCGAAAGCTTTGTCGGTAAACAGGCGCGAGCAGTCAGGTAG
- a CDS encoding helix-turn-helix domain-containing protein has product MNTVHRDDAHTEDRQARAIAERVRLERETRGWSLAELAARSGVSKAMISKVERCEASPTATVLGRLSGAFGLPLSVLLALAEREGDRLTRREEQPLWTDPDTGYTRRTLSPANGGQLELLEVVLPPGVRVPYPASAFSFQHQQIYVLEGRLDFIEGTRSHQLSTGDCLQLGAPSDCVFVNGSEQATRYLVALTRRS; this is encoded by the coding sequence ATGAACACCGTGCACAGAGATGATGCTCACACCGAGGACCGCCAGGCGCGGGCGATCGCCGAGCGCGTCCGGCTGGAGCGGGAAACGCGTGGCTGGTCGCTTGCAGAACTCGCGGCGCGATCGGGTGTTTCGAAGGCGATGATCAGCAAGGTGGAGCGCTGCGAGGCGAGCCCGACGGCGACCGTGCTCGGCCGCCTCTCCGGCGCCTTCGGCCTGCCGCTTTCCGTTCTTCTTGCCCTTGCCGAACGCGAGGGGGATCGGCTGACGCGCCGCGAGGAGCAGCCGCTCTGGACCGATCCGGACACGGGCTATACGAGGCGCACGCTTTCCCCCGCCAATGGCGGCCAACTCGAACTTCTGGAAGTGGTTTTGCCGCCTGGTGTCCGAGTGCCCTACCCGGCCTCTGCCTTCAGCTTCCAGCACCAGCAGATCTACGTGCTCGAAGGTCGCCTCGACTTTATCGAAGGCACACGTAGCCATCAGCTTTCGACGGGTGACTGCCTGCAACTCGGCGCGCCCAGCGATTGCGTGTTCGTCAACGGCAGCGAGCAAGCAACCCGCTATCTGGTGGCCCTGACGCGGCGCTCATAG